In a genomic window of Macadamia integrifolia cultivar HAES 741 unplaced genomic scaffold, SCU_Mint_v3 scaffold1647, whole genome shotgun sequence:
- the LOC122064437 gene encoding c-Myc-binding protein-like — translation MDKEAKKEAFRKYLESSGVLDALTKILVALYEQNDKPSSAIEFVQHKLGGPTVLEHERLQAEMSDLQIKYNELLTAHKKTCQELEELRNSLPMAASKTTVDAETPKDGL, via the exons ATG GACAAGGAAGCCAAGAAGGAAGCTTTTAGGAAGTATCTGGAGTCCAGTGGAGTGCTTGATGCCCTCACCAAAa TACTTGTTGCATTATATGAGCAGAATGACAAACCTTCTTCAGCAATTGA GTTCGTTCAACACAAACTAGGTGGTCCAACTGTGCTTGAACATGAAAGACTACAAGCTGAGATGTCAGATCTGCAGATAAAGTATAATGAACTTTTGACGGCACACAAGAAAACCTGCCAAGAG CTTGAGGAACTTAGAAACTCGCTGCCCATGGCAGCTTCTAAGACGACAGTTGATGCAGAGACTCCGAAGGATGGATTATGA
- the LOC122064436 gene encoding uncharacterized protein LOC122064436 isoform X2 has product MSKDREGIVETPPLPLQPQPSNSSINMTGVSVMEKGEDQKNREEVVMAHAPDEGICSLLGTRKGGYLIGIYDRPLSFCGCGVGWFFFAFGFAFPPLWYYATVLYFRNQSLKDPRERAGLAASAIAALICSVAVLITLFAVYS; this is encoded by the exons atgAGCAAAGATAGAGAAGGGATAGTGGAAACACCACCACTCCCTCTCCAACCCCAACCCAGTAACAGCAGCATCAACATGACAGGAGTTTCTGTTATGGagaaag GCGAAGATCAAAAGAATAGAGAGGAGGTGGTGATGGCACACGCACCAGATGAAGGGATTTGCTCTTTGCTGGGAACCCGCAAAGGTGGATACCTCATTGGGATTTATGATAGGCCTCTTTCATTCTGCGGGTGTGGAGTTGgatggttctt CTTTGCTTTCGGATTCGCCTTCCCGCCCCTTTGGTACTATGCTACAGTTCTCTACTTCAGGAATCAATCCCTCAAGGACCCAAGAGAACGAGCCGGCCTTGCTGCATCTGCCATCGCT GCTTTAATATGTTCAGTGGCAGTCTTGATTACCTTATTTGCTGTATACTCCTGA
- the LOC122064436 gene encoding uncharacterized protein LOC122064436 isoform X1, whose amino-acid sequence MSKDREGIVETPPLPLQPQPSNSSINMTGVSVMEKGEDQKNREEVVMAHAPDEGICSLLGTRKGGYLIGIYDRPLSFCGCGVGWFFFAFGFAFPPLWYYATVLYFRNQSLKDPRERAGLAASAIAVRNKRDIQSFEFPCVLCPNS is encoded by the exons atgAGCAAAGATAGAGAAGGGATAGTGGAAACACCACCACTCCCTCTCCAACCCCAACCCAGTAACAGCAGCATCAACATGACAGGAGTTTCTGTTATGGagaaag GCGAAGATCAAAAGAATAGAGAGGAGGTGGTGATGGCACACGCACCAGATGAAGGGATTTGCTCTTTGCTGGGAACCCGCAAAGGTGGATACCTCATTGGGATTTATGATAGGCCTCTTTCATTCTGCGGGTGTGGAGTTGgatggttctt CTTTGCTTTCGGATTCGCCTTCCCGCCCCTTTGGTACTATGCTACAGTTCTCTACTTCAGGAATCAATCCCTCAAGGACCCAAGAGAACGAGCCGGCCTTGCTGCATCTGCCATCGCTGTAAGAAACAAAAGAGACATTCAATCCTTTGAATTTCCATGTGTTTTATGCCCAAATTCATAG
- the LOC122064438 gene encoding AT-hook motif nuclear-localized protein 14-like, producing the protein MKENPTPYPNPPHPLGFFLSLMEGNESSLSSYYHQQPHHHQQHQQHHPSGGGGISTTTAGNSAAPNGIFSSPHHNAASSGHYSTSEGTPLIFPPHSVTGRAPVAASAPQETVKRKRGRPRKYGTTEAAASATPSASSAKKVSAATSGSSSLPMSPSSSSPRKKEQSLASSSLSPKKAQLAALGHAGQGFTPHVITVASGEDVAQKIMSFMQQHKRAVCILSASGSISNASLRQPATLGGNVTYEGRFEILSLNGSYLHSEVGAAPSRTGGLSICLSGSDGRIVGGGVGGPLLAAGPVQVIVGSFLIDIKKKISGGLKADASTSKLPSPLVGASCNHLGFGPSLESSGRISVRGNDEHQNISPGHFMLQPRGMHGRSTDWRSGLDARNSADIELRGRTDRGACQSPVDGEDDQIRH; encoded by the exons atgaaagaaaacccaacccCGTACCCAAATCCCCCACATCCCCTTgggttctttctctctctaatggAGGGGAACGAGAGTAGCCTGAGCTCTTACTACCACCAACAGCCCCACCACCATCAGCAGCATCAGCAACACCACCCCAGCGGCGGCGGCGGCATATCTACAACCACCGCCGGAAACTCCGCTGCTCCAAATGGTATATTTTCCAGTCCTCACCATAACGCCGCTTCATCAGGTCATTACTCGACTTCTGAAGGGACTCCTCTTATCTTTCCTCCACATAGCGTTACTGGTAGAGCACCTGTCGCTGCTTCTGCTCCTCAGGAAACCgtaaagaggaagagaggaaggccGAGGAAGTACGGTACTACTGAAGCAGCAGCTAGCGCTACGCCCTCTGCTTCTTCGGCAAAGAAGGTCTCTGCTGCTACTTCtggttcttcttcccttcctatgtctccttcttcttcttctcctcgtAAGAAAGAGCAGTCTTTGGCTTCGTCTTCTTTGTCTCCTAAGAAAGCTCAATTGGCTGCTCTTG GGCATGCAGGACAGGGGTTTACACCACATGTCATTACTGTAGCGTCTGGAGAA GATGTCGCACAGAAAATCATGTCTTTTATGCAACAACACAAACGTGCAGTCTGTATCCTGTCAGCATCTGGTTCAATTTCCAATGCATCTCTTCGCCAGCCTGCCACATTGGGGGGAAATGTGACGTATGAG GGACGCTTTGAGATCCTTTCACTAAATGGATCTTACCTGCATAGTGAGGTTGGAGCAGCACCCTCAAGAACTGGTGGACTTAGCATATGTTTGTCTGGTTCTGATGGTCGGATTGTTGGAGGTGGGGTAGGGGGACCATTATTGGCTGCAGGCCCAGTGCAG GTTATTGTTGGTTCATTTCtgattgacataaaaaaaaagattagtgGTGGTCTAAAAGCTGATGCTTCTACCAGCAAGTTGCCATCACCTCTAGTTGGTGCAAGTTGCAATCACCTAGGCTTCGGACCATCACTGGAATCTTCTGGGAGAATCTCAGTAAGGGGAAATGATGAGCATCAAAACATTAGTCCAGGTCATTTCATGTTACAACCTCGAGGAATGCATGGACGGTCAACTGATTGGAGGAGTGGCCTAGATGCTAGAAACAGTGCTGACATTGAATTGAGAG GAAGAACAGATCGTGGAGCATGCCAATCTCCAGTAGATGGAGAAGATGATCAAATTCGTCACTAG